One part of the Immundisolibacter sp. genome encodes these proteins:
- a CDS encoding flavin reductase family protein, translating to MNSPLDPKALRQVFGQFCTGVTVVCATDTQGRRYGITVNSFSSLSLDPPLALFALTRESETLKIIEAAGAFSINILAENQQDISNRLAKRGGPEKMDGVVTHPGVTGAPIVEGSIGYLDCTLRNNYDGGDHVILVGEIKLAAVGEPLPPLLYFRSAYRTVTD from the coding sequence ATGAATAGCCCGCTCGACCCCAAAGCCCTGCGTCAGGTGTTCGGCCAGTTCTGCACCGGGGTCACGGTGGTATGCGCCACCGACACGCAAGGCCGCCGCTACGGCATCACCGTCAACTCCTTCAGCTCGCTGTCGCTGGACCCGCCGCTGGCGCTGTTCGCCCTGACCCGGGAGTCCGAGACCCTGAAGATCATCGAGGCCGCCGGTGCCTTCAGCATCAACATCCTGGCCGAAAACCAGCAGGACATCTCGAACCGCCTGGCCAAGAGGGGCGGACCGGAGAAGATGGACGGCGTCGTCACCCATCCGGGCGTCACCGGCGCACCGATCGTCGAAGGCTCGATCGGCTACCTGGACTGCACGCTGCGCAACAACTACGACGGCGGCGACCACGTGATCCTGGTCGGTGAGATCAAACTGGCCGCGGTCGGCGAGCCGCTGCCGCCGCTGCTGTATTTTCGTAGTGCCTACAGGACCGTGACGGATTGA
- a CDS encoding SRPBCC family protein: MDKATVTETIDVNASLDKAWALVGDFGGLVGWFPAVTESIVEGSGVGALRHLTMPDGNQLTERQQARDDAARCYEYVVIAGALPCTDYRSRLAVSPAGSGARITWTAEFVPLPDAPVDAVAFISSIYQSGLAGAKAVLDGQ, from the coding sequence ATGGACAAGGCTACGGTGACCGAGACCATCGACGTGAACGCATCCCTGGACAAGGCGTGGGCGCTGGTCGGCGATTTCGGCGGCCTGGTCGGCTGGTTTCCGGCGGTCACCGAAAGCATCGTCGAGGGCAGCGGTGTGGGCGCGCTGCGCCACCTGACCATGCCCGACGGGAATCAGCTGACCGAGCGCCAGCAGGCGCGCGACGATGCCGCCCGTTGCTACGAGTACGTGGTCATCGCCGGTGCGCTGCCGTGCACCGACTATCGGTCGCGGCTGGCCGTGAGCCCGGCCGGCAGTGGGGCGCGGATCACCTGGACCGCCGAGTTCGTGCCGCTGCCGGATGCGCCCGTGGACGCGGTGGCCTTCATCAGCAGCATCTATCAGAGCGGGCTGGCCGGCGCCAAGGCAGTGCTGGACGGCCAGTAG
- a CDS encoding VOC family protein, which produces MDECEQRLFLRPGSQDDVAAVGLAALNRGEFDAALGRLKAAGVAMHKGDESACRARHVTDLVSFRDPSGNPLELCLGQRVAATAFASAVAPSGFVTGDMGMGHIVLVTQDLEPTLRFYTDVIGMAVSDRGAEEWAGLTIEAVFLHCNRRHHSIALGVGIPPVKRTAHFEMHVPDIDAVGLACDRARAAGVEITHLPGRHTDDVFSFYGRTPSGFEWEIGTGGYDVGPNWRQRHLTRFTAWGHQPPGGEARRVATMPTGRPALPWRRPARSDRCC; this is translated from the coding sequence ATGGACGAGTGCGAACAGCGACTGTTCCTGCGTCCCGGCAGCCAGGACGACGTGGCGGCGGTGGGCCTGGCGGCGCTGAATCGCGGCGAATTCGATGCCGCGCTGGGCCGTCTGAAGGCAGCCGGCGTGGCTATGCACAAAGGTGACGAAAGCGCCTGCCGCGCCCGCCACGTGACCGATCTGGTCAGCTTCCGCGACCCGTCCGGCAATCCGCTGGAACTGTGTCTGGGCCAGCGCGTGGCGGCGACGGCGTTTGCCTCGGCGGTCGCACCAAGCGGCTTTGTGACCGGCGACATGGGCATGGGCCACATCGTGCTGGTGACGCAGGATCTGGAGCCGACGCTGCGTTTCTACACCGACGTGATCGGCATGGCCGTCTCGGACCGCGGCGCCGAGGAGTGGGCCGGCCTGACCATCGAGGCGGTGTTCCTGCACTGCAACCGCCGCCATCACTCGATTGCACTGGGCGTCGGCATTCCACCGGTCAAGCGCACGGCGCATTTCGAGATGCACGTGCCCGATATCGACGCGGTGGGTTTGGCCTGCGATCGCGCGCGCGCCGCCGGGGTGGAAATCACCCACCTGCCCGGCCGCCACACCGACGACGTGTTCTCCTTCTACGGCCGCACGCCGTCGGGTTTCGAGTGGGAGATCGGTACCGGCGGCTACGACGTTGGCCCCAACTGGCGTCAGCGGCATCTGACGCGCTTCACCGCCTGGGGGCATCAGCCGCCAGGCGGTGAAGCCCGGCGCGTTGCGACGATGCCTACTGGCCGTCCAGCACTGCCTTGGCGCCGGCCAGCCCGCTCTGATAGATGCTGCTGA
- a CDS encoding GGDEF domain-containing response regulator, producing the protein MDNDLCTVLLVSDCAADAMLIRKALATSVDKKWTLQQVNRISDGVDRLFRPGIVAVLLDLFLPDSQGIKTFEIVFRAARRVPILILTSAENSALARQAIQLGAQDHLLKNHLDAYWLPRILRSVIERHTNEQAASVVTDRAHATLNSIGDAVLSTDLAGNVTYLNPVAEDMTGWTDAEATGHSVGEVFRIVDGITREVAPNPLQQAIQEDKPVGLTANCVLVRRDGKEYAIEDSAAPIRDAAGKTSGAVIVFRDVTAARAKTQHLAYLAHHDALTNLPNRILLNDRIENAISLARRHGNQGAVLFLDLDGFKQINDSLGHLVGDKLLQSVAQRLLACVRGSDTVSRQGGDEFVVLLSEIQQAGDAGLSAQKMLNALAAPHTIAGSDIRISVSIGISLFPEGGHVATAAALIRCADAAMYHAKNEGRDNYQFFRQGMKAGARSPQLPEQQAARRPKSEKKGQAVLPVTHPARHCAD; encoded by the coding sequence ATGGACAACGACCTTTGCACCGTACTGCTTGTCTCGGACTGCGCCGCTGATGCAATGCTCATTCGCAAGGCATTGGCCACGTCGGTTGATAAAAAATGGACGCTGCAACAGGTCAACCGGATTTCAGATGGCGTTGACCGTTTGTTCAGACCCGGAATCGTCGCGGTGTTGCTTGACCTGTTCCTGCCCGACAGTCAAGGCATAAAGACGTTCGAGATAGTGTTCAGGGCCGCGCGGCGCGTTCCAATACTGATTCTGACCAGCGCCGAAAATTCTGCGCTCGCCCGGCAAGCCATTCAGCTTGGCGCGCAGGACCATCTGCTGAAGAATCACCTTGACGCGTACTGGTTGCCGCGCATTCTGCGCAGCGTGATCGAGCGTCACACCAACGAGCAGGCCGCGTCGGTCGTGACCGATCGCGCCCATGCCACGCTGAACTCGATCGGTGATGCCGTGCTGAGCACCGATCTTGCGGGCAATGTGACGTACCTGAATCCGGTGGCCGAAGACATGACCGGCTGGACTGATGCGGAGGCGACCGGTCACTCGGTTGGCGAGGTATTCAGAATCGTTGATGGCATTACGCGCGAAGTGGCGCCCAATCCATTGCAGCAGGCAATCCAGGAAGACAAGCCCGTGGGCTTGACCGCCAACTGCGTGCTGGTCCGGCGCGATGGAAAGGAATATGCCATTGAGGATTCGGCCGCCCCAATCCGTGATGCTGCTGGCAAGACAAGCGGAGCGGTAATCGTGTTTCGCGACGTGACTGCCGCCCGCGCCAAGACACAACACCTGGCTTATCTGGCCCATCACGACGCCCTGACCAATTTGCCGAACCGCATATTGCTGAATGACCGGATTGAAAATGCAATATCCCTGGCACGCCGTCATGGCAACCAGGGCGCCGTGCTGTTCCTGGACCTGGATGGATTCAAACAGATCAATGACTCTTTGGGCCATCTGGTGGGCGACAAACTGCTCCAGTCGGTGGCACAACGCCTGCTGGCCTGCGTGCGCGGATCGGACACCGTAAGCCGGCAGGGCGGAGACGAATTTGTAGTCCTGCTATCGGAAATCCAGCAGGCCGGGGATGCCGGCCTGAGCGCCCAGAAGATGCTGAACGCCCTGGCAGCACCGCATACCATCGCCGGCTCCGACATTCGGATCAGCGTCAGTATCGGTATCAGCCTGTTTCCCGAGGGGGGACACGTGGCGACCGCTGCGGCCTTGATCCGCTGCGCGGACGCCGCGATGTACCACGCCAAAAACGAAGGGCGAGACAACTACCAGTTTTTCAGGCAGGGGATGAAGGCCGGCGCGCGTTCGCCGCAACTTCCCGAGCAGCAGGCGGCGCGCCGCCCCAAGTCGGAAAAAAAGGGGCAAGCCGTCTTGCCAGTCACGCACCCGGCCCGACACTGCGCCGACTAG
- a CDS encoding lmo0937 family membrane protein: MLETIAIVLLILWALGLVSSYSMGGLIHILLVVAIIMILVRVIQGRRI; this comes from the coding sequence GTGCTTGAAACAATTGCGATTGTTCTGTTGATCCTGTGGGCCCTGGGACTGGTTTCGTCCTACTCCATGGGTGGATTGATCCACATACTGCTGGTGGTGGCGATCATCATGATCCTGGTGCGGGTGATTCAGGGACGACGGATCTGA
- a CDS encoding Crp/Fnr family transcriptional regulator, whose amino-acid sequence MREDPVIQQNHLLAALPEDIQSRLFPSLEPVTLPLGKVLYESGDTLRYAYFPTDSIVSLLYVMESGASAEISVVGNEGVVGISLFMGGESTPSRAIVQSAGSAYRLIGRQLKDEFSRHGEFQNLLLRYTQALITQMSQTAVCNRHHTIDQQLCRWLLLSLDRLPDNRLTMTQELIANMLGVRREGVTEAAGKLQRAGVIHYSRGQITVLDRAKLEQLSCECYAVVKRETDRLLPYRVSPPENVLTMQPIVK is encoded by the coding sequence ATTCGGGAGGATCCCGTGATACAGCAAAACCACCTTCTGGCGGCCTTACCAGAGGACATCCAGAGCCGCCTGTTCCCTAGCCTGGAACCGGTGACCTTGCCGCTGGGCAAGGTGCTGTACGAGTCCGGCGACACCTTGCGCTACGCCTATTTCCCGACCGATTCCATCGTGTCGTTGCTGTACGTGATGGAAAGCGGCGCCTCGGCGGAAATCTCCGTGGTTGGCAACGAGGGCGTGGTCGGGATTTCCCTGTTCATGGGCGGCGAAAGCACCCCCAGTCGGGCGATCGTGCAGAGCGCCGGCAGCGCCTATCGGCTGATTGGCAGGCAGCTGAAGGACGAATTCAGTCGCCACGGCGAGTTTCAAAACCTGCTCCTGCGCTACACGCAGGCACTCATCACGCAGATGTCCCAGACTGCGGTCTGCAACCGCCACCACACGATCGACCAGCAGTTGTGCCGCTGGTTGCTGCTGTCGCTGGACCGCCTGCCGGACAACCGTCTGACCATGACCCAGGAGCTGATCGCGAACATGCTGGGTGTGCGCCGCGAGGGTGTGACCGAGGCGGCCGGCAAGTTGCAGCGGGCGGGCGTGATCCATTACAGCCGTGGCCAGATCACGGTGCTGGACCGGGCCAAACTGGAGCAGCTGAGCTGCGAGTGCTACGCCGTGGTCAAGCGGGAGACCGATCGCCTGTTGCCGTATCGCGTCTCCCCGCCGGAGAACGTGCTCACGATGCAGCCGATTGTCAAGTAA
- a CDS encoding CsbD family protein, with protein sequence MNKDQIKGQAKQAKGEVKELAGKLVGDKAMETKGVIQKTAGKIQTGYGNAKDKIKKGR encoded by the coding sequence ATGAACAAGGATCAAATCAAAGGCCAGGCCAAGCAGGCGAAAGGCGAAGTCAAGGAATTGGCCGGCAAGCTAGTTGGTGACAAAGCCATGGAAACCAAAGGCGTGATTCAAAAAACCGCCGGAAAAATACAGACCGGCTATGGCAATGCCAAGGACAAGATAAAGAAGGGGCGCTAG
- a CDS encoding PRC-barrel domain-containing protein translates to MSYEDKDAFGMYGDKRAGAGPETRKGPGPELMGADTLVGSDVYNLEGEDIGDIKEIMLDMRSGRVGYAVLSFKPFLSLREKLFAVPWGALTLDTEHKRFTLNVDKDRLKDAPGFDRGHWPNMADQTWESEIHSYYRTKNA, encoded by the coding sequence ATGAGCTACGAAGACAAGGATGCGTTCGGAATGTACGGCGACAAGCGCGCCGGCGCCGGACCTGAGACACGAAAGGGACCCGGGCCAGAACTGATGGGTGCGGACACGCTGGTTGGCAGCGACGTCTATAACCTCGAGGGCGAAGACATTGGCGACATCAAGGAAATCATGCTCGACATGCGCAGTGGCCGGGTCGGGTATGCGGTGTTGTCCTTCAAGCCCTTTCTGAGCCTGCGCGAGAAATTGTTCGCGGTGCCGTGGGGCGCGCTGACGCTCGATACCGAACACAAGCGTTTTACGCTGAATGTGGACAAGGATCGTCTCAAGGATGCCCCCGGTTTCGACAGAGGCCATTGGCCCAATATGGCGGATCAGACTTGGGAGAGCGAGATTCACAGTTACTATCGGACGAAGAACGCCTGA